Proteins from one Choloepus didactylus isolate mChoDid1 chromosome 4, mChoDid1.pri, whole genome shotgun sequence genomic window:
- the BBS4 gene encoding Bardet-Biedl syndrome 4 protein isoform X1, translating into MAGEGLMMKTQFPASVESQKARLKKEFPILEKQNWLIHLHYIQKDYEACKAVIKEELHETQGLCEYAIYVQALIFRLEGNIQESLELFQTCAILSPQCADNLKQVARSLFLLGKHKAAIEVYNEAAKLNQKDWEICHNLGVCYIYLKQFNKAQDQLNNALQLNRHDLTYIMLGKIHLLQGDLDKAIEIYKKAVEFSPENTELLTTLGLLYLQLGIYQKAFEHLGNALTYDPTNYKAILAAGSMMQTHGDFDVALTKYRVVACAVPESPPLWNNIGMCFFGKKKYVAAISCLKRANYLAPFDWKILYNLGLVHLTMQQHASAFHFLSAAINFQPKMGELYMLLAVALTNLEDTDNAKRAYAEAVRLDKCNPLVNLNYAVLLYNQGDKRGALAQYQEMEKKVSLLKESSSLEFDSEMVEMAQKLGAALQVGEALVWTKPVKDPKSKHRTTSTSKLSSFQQPLGSNQALGQAMSSAAAYGKLPSGAGGPSQLTKPPSLPLEPEPTVEASPAETVFSTEASEQIREKQE; encoded by the exons AGTTTCCTATTTTAGAGAAGCAGAACTGGTTGATACATCTCCATTATATCCAGAAGGATTATGAAGCATGCAAG gCTGTTATCAAAGAAGAGCTTCATGAGACTCAGGGGTTGTGTGAATATGCTATCtatgtccaag CATTGATATTTCGCCTGGAAGGAAATATCCAAGAATCTCTAGAACTGTTTCAGACATGTGCTATTCTCAGCCCTCAGTGTGCTGACAATCTCAAGCAGGTGGCCAGATCTTT ATTTCTTTTGGGAAAACACAAAGCTGCCATCGAAGTATATAACGAAGCAGCTAAACTTAACCAGAAAGATTGG GAGATTTGTCATAATCTAGGAGTTTGCTACATTTATCTGAAGCAGTTCAACAAG GCACAAGACCAGTTGAACAATGCCCTACAGCTTAACAGGCATGATCTGACTTACATAATGCTGGGAAAGATCCACTTACTGCAGGGAGACTTGGACAAGGCCATCGAAATCTACAAGAAAGCAGTGGA GTTCTCACCAGAAAATACAGAACTTCTTACAACGTTAGGATTACTCTACTTACAG CTTGGCATTTACCAGAAGGCATTTGAACATCTTGGAAATGCACTGACTTATGACCCAACCAACTACAAG GCCATCTTGGCAGCAGGCAGCATGATGCAGACTCATGGGGACTTTGATGTTGCCCTGACCAAATACAGAGTCGTAGCTTGTGCTGTGCCAGAAAGTCCTCCACTTTGGAATAACATTGGAATGTGTTTCTTTGGCAAGAAAAAATACGTGGCA GCTATCAGCTGCCTGAAACGAGCAAACTACTTGGCACCCTTCGATTGGAAGATTCTTTATAATCTGGGGCTGGTCCATTTGACCATGCAGCAACATGCATCAGCTTTCCATTTCCTCAGTGCGGCCATCAATTTCCAGCCAAAGATGGGGGAGCTCTACATGCTCTTGGCTG TGGCTCTGACCAATCTGGAAGATACAGACAATGCCAAGAGAGCCTACGCAGAAGCAGTCCGCCTGGATAA GTGCAACCCTTTAGTAAACCTCAACTATGCTGTGCTGCTGTACAACCAGGGAGACAAGCGGGGTGCCCTGGCCCAGTAtcaggaaatggaaaagaaagtcaGCCTACTCAAGGAGAGTAGCTCTCTGGAATTTGACTCTGAG ATGGTGGAGATGGCCCAGAAATTGGGAGCTGCTCTCCAGGTTGGGGAGGCACTGGTCTGGACTAAACCAGTTAAAGATCCCAAATCAAAGCACCGGACCACTTCAACCAGCAAACTTTCCAGTTTCCAGCAGCCTCTGGGTTCTAACCAAGCTCTAGGACAGGCAATGTCTTCAGCAGCTGCATATGGGAAGCTCCCCTCAG GTGCAGGAGGACCATCCCAGCTCACAAAGCCACCATCTCTTCCTCTGGAGCCAGAGCCCACGGTGGAAGCAAGTCCAGCTGAAACTGTTTTTTCAACTGAAGCATCAGAACAAATAAGAGAAAAACAGGAGTAG
- the BBS4 gene encoding Bardet-Biedl syndrome 4 protein isoform X2, with protein MLGKIHLLQGDLDKAIEIYKKAVEFSPENTELLTTLGLLYLQLGIYQKAFEHLGNALTYDPTNYKAILAAGSMMQTHGDFDVALTKYRVVACAVPESPPLWNNIGMCFFGKKKYVAAISCLKRANYLAPFDWKILYNLGLVHLTMQQHASAFHFLSAAINFQPKMGELYMLLAVALTNLEDTDNAKRAYAEAVRLDKCNPLVNLNYAVLLYNQGDKRGALAQYQEMEKKVSLLKESSSLEFDSEMVEMAQKLGAALQVGEALVWTKPVKDPKSKHRTTSTSKLSSFQQPLGSNQALGQAMSSAAAYGKLPSGAGGPSQLTKPPSLPLEPEPTVEASPAETVFSTEASEQIREKQE; from the exons ATGCTGGGAAAGATCCACTTACTGCAGGGAGACTTGGACAAGGCCATCGAAATCTACAAGAAAGCAGTGGA GTTCTCACCAGAAAATACAGAACTTCTTACAACGTTAGGATTACTCTACTTACAG CTTGGCATTTACCAGAAGGCATTTGAACATCTTGGAAATGCACTGACTTATGACCCAACCAACTACAAG GCCATCTTGGCAGCAGGCAGCATGATGCAGACTCATGGGGACTTTGATGTTGCCCTGACCAAATACAGAGTCGTAGCTTGTGCTGTGCCAGAAAGTCCTCCACTTTGGAATAACATTGGAATGTGTTTCTTTGGCAAGAAAAAATACGTGGCA GCTATCAGCTGCCTGAAACGAGCAAACTACTTGGCACCCTTCGATTGGAAGATTCTTTATAATCTGGGGCTGGTCCATTTGACCATGCAGCAACATGCATCAGCTTTCCATTTCCTCAGTGCGGCCATCAATTTCCAGCCAAAGATGGGGGAGCTCTACATGCTCTTGGCTG TGGCTCTGACCAATCTGGAAGATACAGACAATGCCAAGAGAGCCTACGCAGAAGCAGTCCGCCTGGATAA GTGCAACCCTTTAGTAAACCTCAACTATGCTGTGCTGCTGTACAACCAGGGAGACAAGCGGGGTGCCCTGGCCCAGTAtcaggaaatggaaaagaaagtcaGCCTACTCAAGGAGAGTAGCTCTCTGGAATTTGACTCTGAG ATGGTGGAGATGGCCCAGAAATTGGGAGCTGCTCTCCAGGTTGGGGAGGCACTGGTCTGGACTAAACCAGTTAAAGATCCCAAATCAAAGCACCGGACCACTTCAACCAGCAAACTTTCCAGTTTCCAGCAGCCTCTGGGTTCTAACCAAGCTCTAGGACAGGCAATGTCTTCAGCAGCTGCATATGGGAAGCTCCCCTCAG GTGCAGGAGGACCATCCCAGCTCACAAAGCCACCATCTCTTCCTCTGGAGCCAGAGCCCACGGTGGAAGCAAGTCCAGCTGAAACTGTTTTTTCAACTGAAGCATCAGAACAAATAAGAGAAAAACAGGAGTAG